The following are from one region of the Siniperca chuatsi isolate FFG_IHB_CAS linkage group LG13, ASM2008510v1, whole genome shotgun sequence genome:
- the LOC122886410 gene encoding uncharacterized protein LOC122886410 isoform X3, protein MAGLQRATQHPRLCFIICVATILLLILYRQALRDRRQEEKHKRDILDSTEIPAEHIDPAAVDLTPLVNTLINTSQSGSRQLFSLLSVTSYSSLALHKLTLLVYNISSIRGLESNVFRRRFCYCVTNETNDLTDFTAILLDVMGNSTSYLHELFKSASILSVSQRNNSDCIYICVMAGKMGREVPELWEVDSITPLFNQTIVEGPHRVGNVSSIRLPVEWHQLPTNLSHISPSGMSSMLTSRVHSTAHVSPTTMDETAATKIATAQPLATARQPTAVMPQSPTTADRRETTAGTTAQAKATEKPTTILQPITTMQPTTSPQVTTASVTAAAAPTTVTARSTTSTTQLAAASTKPIATHQPSTTTQHTTSTVHPTRLSPVRPTAGPTVAIRTTGPLSRRTTTPSKSVETEKPEVVHGDGLS, encoded by the exons ATGGCCGGCTTACAGAGAGCCACACAGCATCCACGCCTCTGTTTTATCATCTGCGTCGCTACCATTTTACTCCTCATCCTCTACCGCCAAG CGTTAAGAGACAGACGGCAGGAAGAGAAGCACAAGAGAGACATCCTGGACTCCACAG AAATCCCAGCAGAGCACATCGATCCAGCTGCCGTCGACCTCACTCCCCTGGTCAATACTTTAATAAATACAAGCCAATCGG GCTCCCGTcagctcttctctctcctcagtgTGACGTCCTACAGCTCTCTGGCTCTCCATAAACTCACCCTGTTGGTCTACAACA tTTCCAGCATTAGAGGTTTAGAAAGCAACGTGTTCAGGAGAAGATTCTGCTACTGTGTCACAAATGAGACCAACGATTTAACAG aCTTTACGGCCATACTGTTGGATGTGATGGGAAACTCAACAAGTTACCTACATGAGCTCTTTAAATCTGCCTCCATATTATCAG TAAGCCAGAGGAACAACTCAGACTGTATTTACATCTGTGTGATGGCAGGTAAGATGG GCAGAGAGGTGCCGGAGCTCTGGGAGGTCGACTCCATCACTCCACTCTTCAACCAGACCATCGTCGAAGGACCACACAGAG TAGGTAACGTCTCCTCCATCAGACTCCCTGTCG AATGGCACCAACTTCCCACGAATCTGAGTCACATCTCTCCATCTGGGATGAGCTCCATGTTAACCAGCAGGGTCCATTCTACCGCACATG TTTCACCAACAACTATGGATGAAACAGCTGCTACAAAGATCGCCACTGCCCAGCCGCTGGCAACAGCTCGACAACCCACAGCCGTCATGCCACAAAGTCCAACCACAGCGGACAGACGGGAGACAACAGCAGGGACGACGGCACAGGCAAAAGCTACagaaaaaccaacaacaatTTTACAACCAATCACAACAATGCAACCAACCACCTCCCCGCAAGTCACCACTGCATCCgttacagcagctgcagctccgACCACAGTAACTGCTCGATCAACCACAAGTACCACCCAACTGGCCGCAGCGTCAACCAAACCCATAGCTACACACCAGCCAAGTACAACAACCCAGCACACGACTTCCACAGTTCATCCGACAAGACTTTCACCTGTCCGTCCCACAGCAGGACCTACGGTGGCTATAAGGACTACTGGGCCTCTTAGCAGGAGAACTACAACACCCAGCAAGTCTGTGGAAACAGAAAAACCAG